A single window of Synechococcus sp. CBW1004 DNA harbors:
- a CDS encoding helix-turn-helix transcriptional regulator, which yields MPSPQLLDEYCQFFRLLSEPARLQLLCHLRQGPMDVASLIAATGFSQSHISRQLGQLQRAGLVRCERDGVRTIWHADGDLVEDLCALVQNRLRQRLENQLQQLGRG from the coding sequence ATGCCTTCTCCACAGCTTTTGGACGAGTACTGCCAGTTCTTCCGGCTGCTGAGTGAACCGGCCAGGCTGCAGCTGCTCTGCCATCTGCGCCAGGGGCCGATGGATGTGGCGTCGCTGATTGCTGCCACCGGCTTTTCCCAGTCGCACATCAGCCGCCAGCTCGGCCAGCTTCAGCGGGCCGGCCTGGTGCGGTGCGAGCGCGATGGTGTCCGCACGATCTGGCATGCCGATGGTGATCTGGTGGAGGATCTCTGCGCCCTGGTGCAGAACAGGCTGCGGCAGCGTCTGGAGAATCAGCTGCAGCAGCTGGGACGCGGCTGA
- a CDS encoding response regulator transcription factor translates to MRLRSPQLSSLQPAAFTPLGTITPAEARVLALLRLGESNRGIAQALVLSPRTVESHVSSLLAKTGCRNRTQLTLWSQAHA, encoded by the coding sequence ATGCGTCTTCGCAGCCCCCAGTTGTCCAGCCTGCAGCCCGCGGCCTTCACCCCGTTGGGGACGATCACCCCAGCGGAGGCCAGGGTGCTGGCGTTGCTCCGCCTGGGGGAGAGCAACCGGGGAATCGCCCAGGCACTCGTGCTCAGTCCGCGGACTGTCGAAAGCCATGTCTCGAGCCTCCTGGCCAAGACCGGCTGCCGCAACCGCACTCAACTGACGCTCTGGAGCCAGGCGCACGCGTAA
- the minD gene encoding septum site-determining protein MinD, with product MSSVSARTIVICSGKGGVGKTTLTANLGIALARLGHRVTVLDADFGLRNLDLLLGLENRIVYTAQDVLGETCRLEQALVKHKQVPSLTLLPAGNPRMLEWLTPEDMQRIVALLAARADYVLIDAPAGVEQGFRNAAEAAAEAIVVTNPEVSAVRDADRVIGLLGTMNVQPVQLVLNRVRPRMVMNQEMLSVDEVSDLLALPLLGLVVEDEQVIVSTNRGEPLTLKDNPSPAGRDYRDIARRLCGEKVPLNDPTRERRGLRARLLHKLRTTTGFF from the coding sequence GTGTCGTCCGTCTCCGCCCGCACCATCGTCATCTGCTCCGGCAAGGGGGGGGTCGGCAAGACCACCCTCACGGCCAACCTTGGGATCGCCCTGGCCAGGTTGGGGCACAGGGTGACCGTCCTCGATGCCGATTTCGGCCTCCGCAATCTCGACCTGTTGCTGGGTCTGGAGAACCGCATCGTCTACACCGCCCAGGACGTGCTCGGTGAGACCTGCCGGCTGGAGCAGGCCCTGGTGAAACACAAACAGGTGCCGTCACTCACGCTGCTGCCTGCAGGCAACCCGCGCATGCTGGAGTGGCTCACGCCGGAGGACATGCAGCGCATCGTGGCGCTGCTGGCCGCCCGCGCCGACTATGTGCTGATCGATGCTCCTGCCGGTGTGGAGCAGGGATTCCGCAACGCCGCGGAGGCGGCCGCCGAGGCCATTGTGGTGACCAACCCGGAGGTGTCGGCGGTGCGCGACGCCGACCGGGTGATCGGCCTGCTGGGCACCATGAATGTGCAGCCGGTGCAGCTCGTGCTCAACCGGGTGCGCCCCAGGATGGTGATGAACCAGGAGATGCTGTCGGTCGATGAGGTGAGCGACCTGCTCGCCCTGCCGCTGCTGGGGCTGGTGGTGGAGGACGAGCAGGTGATCGTGTCCACCAACCGCGGTGAGCCACTGACCCTCAAGGACAATCCGTCTCCCGCCGGCCGCGACTACCGCGACATCGCCCGCCGCCTCTGCGGCGAGAAGGTGCCGCTCAACGACCCCACCCGGGAGCGCCGGGGCCTGCGGGCCCGGCTGCTGCACAAACTCAGGACCACCACCGGATTCTTCTGA
- a CDS encoding phosphatidylserine/phosphatidylglycerophosphate/cardiolipin synthase family protein: MTLAPPSHQRLLVMPDDRAQAVVDLIDGARTQLLLKQFKLQSEAILQALERAHQRGVEVRVMLNPHTSGGDRWNDEAYATCKKWGLQVAWSHEAFPVTHEKSIVIDREAALIATFNLSDKYFTQTRDYGVISHDPAVVAQVIAGFEADWHRRFFEPELSVGLVWSSAHSRGQMARIIDAARETLWIQHPKFVDAVILERIVCARDRGVKVRVLCGGKHGISDWDIYDTFSSLRIMERFGVKIRRQKHLKLHAKLILVDGHFAQTGSMNIDRSAFDVRRELGIECDAPEVVGRMKDVFQSDWDQASKYRAPDPLDPSAHEHGELPPDPHFVHD, translated from the coding sequence ATGACCCTGGCCCCCCCGTCACACCAGCGTCTGCTGGTCATGCCGGATGACAGGGCGCAGGCGGTGGTCGATCTGATCGATGGCGCACGCACCCAGCTGCTGCTCAAGCAGTTCAAGCTGCAGTCCGAGGCGATCCTGCAGGCCCTTGAGCGTGCTCATCAGAGGGGCGTTGAGGTGCGGGTGATGCTCAATCCCCACACCTCCGGCGGCGACCGCTGGAATGACGAGGCCTACGCCACGTGCAAGAAATGGGGTTTGCAGGTGGCCTGGAGCCATGAGGCCTTCCCGGTCACCCATGAGAAGTCGATCGTGATCGACCGTGAGGCGGCGCTGATCGCCACCTTCAATCTGTCTGACAAATATTTCACCCAGACCCGCGATTACGGCGTCATCTCCCATGACCCTGCCGTCGTCGCCCAGGTGATCGCCGGCTTTGAGGCTGACTGGCATCGCCGCTTCTTCGAGCCCGAGCTTTCCGTCGGGCTGGTCTGGAGCAGCGCCCACAGCCGCGGTCAGATGGCCCGCATCATCGATGCTGCCCGCGAGACCCTCTGGATTCAGCATCCCAAGTTCGTCGACGCGGTGATCCTCGAGCGCATCGTCTGCGCCAGGGATCGGGGCGTAAAGGTGCGGGTGCTGTGCGGCGGCAAGCATGGCATCAGCGACTGGGACATCTACGACACCTTCTCCTCGCTGCGGATCATGGAGCGATTCGGTGTGAAGATCCGCCGGCAGAAGCATCTCAAGCTGCATGCCAAGTTGATTCTCGTCGATGGGCACTTCGCCCAGACCGGATCGATGAACATCGATCGCAGCGCCTTCGATGTGCGCCGCGAGCTGGGCATTGAATGCGATGCCCCGGAAGTCGTCGGCCGGATGAAGGACGTGTTCCAGTCCGACTGGGATCAGGCCAGCAAGTACAGGGCCCCCGATCCGCTCGATCCCAGTGCGCACGAGCACGGTGAGCTGCCGCCCGATCCCCATTTCGTGCATGACTGA
- a CDS encoding chromate transporter, producing the protein MTEAASPASAPPPSYRQLFIGMLQVALSAFGGGLSAWSQRIVVEQHRWLTNEQFLTGLTVARLFPGPNQINMAVYIGAHFHGIRGAMAALAGMLIVPFSLLMGFGVLYFSVHQLPAVDRVLAGVVAAAAGMALSMGFKILDQYWKDPVALLLAAATFVAMQFFHVRLVPLVLIAGPLAMAWYWPRRGQAMPAAEEKP; encoded by the coding sequence ATGACTGAGGCCGCCTCGCCCGCTTCCGCGCCACCACCGAGCTACCGCCAGTTGTTCATCGGCATGCTGCAGGTGGCGCTATCGGCATTCGGTGGTGGGCTCTCGGCCTGGAGTCAGCGCATCGTCGTCGAGCAGCACCGCTGGCTCACCAACGAGCAGTTCCTCACGGGGCTCACGGTGGCGCGCCTGTTTCCAGGGCCGAATCAGATCAATATGGCGGTCTACATCGGTGCCCATTTCCATGGCATCCGTGGAGCCATGGCTGCTCTGGCCGGCATGTTGATTGTTCCCTTCAGTCTGCTGATGGGGTTCGGTGTGCTTTATTTCAGCGTCCATCAGCTGCCTGCCGTCGACCGGGTGCTGGCCGGTGTGGTCGCCGCCGCGGCCGGGATGGCCCTGTCGATGGGCTTCAAGATCCTCGATCAGTACTGGAAGGATCCCGTCGCTCTGCTCCTGGCGGCGGCCACTTTCGTGGCGATGCAGTTCTTCCATGTGCGGCTGGTCCCACTGGTGCTGATTGCCGGTCCCCTGGCGATGGCCTGGTACTGGCCGCGCCGGGGCCAGGCGATGCCGGCGGCTGAGGAGAAGCCGTGA
- a CDS encoding chromate transporter, with product MSLIPSLLAAASVLHTTGTQAEAALSGDVARACQATDLGDWRNLVAVIWDFLSLSLFSLGGGNTLLSEYHYLSVSKYCWLTSSQFADIYALAEAAPGPSSMIVGLLGLGAAWKEGPFWGVLSGFTAEAAILLPSTLVMVVACLSWNRMRDSPWRLAFERAMGPITLGILFAVGLKILHTADTNTPGVIVSVVVCILMLRTRISPLWFMAVAGVLGAFGVINR from the coding sequence GTGAGCCTGATCCCTTCCCTCCTGGCTGCCGCATCTGTTCTGCACACCACCGGCACCCAGGCTGAGGCCGCCTTGAGCGGTGACGTCGCCAGGGCCTGTCAGGCCACCGATCTCGGCGACTGGCGCAATCTGGTGGCGGTGATCTGGGATTTCCTCAGCCTGTCGCTGTTCTCGCTGGGGGGTGGCAACACGCTGCTGAGCGAATATCACTATCTCAGCGTCAGCAAGTACTGCTGGCTCACCTCCAGCCAGTTCGCCGACATCTATGCCCTGGCGGAGGCCGCCCCAGGCCCCAGTTCGATGATCGTGGGCCTGCTGGGTCTCGGAGCCGCCTGGAAGGAGGGCCCGTTCTGGGGGGTGCTCAGCGGTTTCACGGCGGAGGCGGCGATCCTGCTGCCTTCCACGCTGGTGATGGTCGTCGCCTGCCTGAGCTGGAACCGGATGCGCGATTCGCCCTGGCGGCTCGCGTTTGAGCGGGCGATGGGGCCGATCACCCTCGGCATCCTGTTCGCCGTCGGCCTCAAGATCCTGCATACCGCCGACACCAACACCCCTGGAGTGATCGTGTCGGTGGTGGTCTGCATCCTGATGCTGCGCACTCGCATTTCCCCCCTCTGGTTCATGGCCGTGGCGGGTGTGCTCGGCGCTTTCGGGGTGATCAACCGCTGA
- the minC gene encoding septum site-determining protein MinC, protein MAASLIPGLPAGQPHRLRLPELRSASTPIEEVRYCLGNTPLRGAVVLEAGEWWLRLRELRAIQDLLERQELVLQRVAARRAETLVAAAALGLETEAGSDLTPTTSTAMPGDLTIHRGTLRSGDHLQSEGSVLLLGDVNPGARVSAAGHVLVWGRLRGMAHAGCHGDAQACITALQLRPLQLRIAGAVARGPEEAPEAGQAEEARLVDGEIRIDPASPVWPLPS, encoded by the coding sequence ATGGCCGCCTCCCTGATTCCAGGCCTCCCCGCGGGTCAGCCTCACCGGCTGCGGCTGCCGGAGCTGCGCAGCGCCTCGACGCCGATCGAGGAAGTGCGCTACTGCCTGGGGAACACGCCGCTGCGGGGCGCCGTTGTCCTGGAGGCCGGCGAATGGTGGCTCAGGCTGCGGGAGCTGCGCGCCATTCAGGACCTGCTGGAACGCCAGGAGCTGGTGCTGCAGCGGGTGGCAGCGCGGCGTGCGGAAACGCTCGTGGCCGCTGCCGCCCTGGGGCTGGAAACGGAAGCCGGCAGCGACCTCACCCCGACGACGTCGACGGCAATGCCTGGCGACCTGACGATCCACCGCGGCACCCTGCGCTCCGGCGACCACCTGCAGAGCGAAGGTTCGGTGCTGCTGCTGGGGGATGTGAATCCCGGGGCCCGGGTCAGCGCCGCCGGTCACGTACTGGTGTGGGGGAGGCTGCGGGGCATGGCCCACGCCGGCTGCCATGGGGATGCCCAAGCCTGCATCACGGCCCTGCAGCTGCGCCCACTGCAGCTGCGCATCGCCGGGGCCGTCGCCCGCGGCCCGGAGGAGGCTCCGGAGGCCGGCCAGGCGGAGGAGGCCAGGTTGGTGGATGGCGAGATCCGCATCGATCCGGCCTCCCCGGTCTGGCCGCTGCCCAGCTGA